Proteins from a genomic interval of Candidatus Nomurabacteria bacterium:
- a CDS encoding nucleoside monophosphate kinase, with product MKKVIGFIGSPGSGKSTQAEMLAKKTKIELLNLGSVLRKSKDKEVIRVMDSGSLLPDVYVEQIIEKELRGLGKNEPVILDGFFRRKSEVEWLVRSEKGLGFDVPFVFDIAISKKEAIKRLSIRGRGDDGPKDIKKRLKIFEKQYKEVITALKKGGIRIVKVNGEQTPEDVFKEVLEKYKKYEQKLK from the coding sequence ATGAAAAAGGTAATAGGTTTTATTGGGTCGCCGGGTAGTGGTAAAAGTACGCAGGCAGAAATGCTGGCTAAAAAGACCAAAATCGAGCTTTTAAATTTAGGTTCGGTACTCAGAAAGAGTAAAGATAAAGAGGTTATTAGGGTTATGGACTCAGGATCATTACTCCCTGATGTTTATGTAGAGCAGATTATCGAAAAAGAGTTACGGGGCCTGGGTAAAAATGAACCTGTTATCTTAGACGGCTTTTTTAGAAGAAAGAGCGAAGTAGAGTGGTTAGTTCGAAGTGAAAAAGGTTTAGGTTTTGATGTTCCCTTTGTTTTTGATATTGCGATTAGTAAGAAGGAGGCAATAAAGCGCCTTAGTATTAGAGGCAGAGGTGATGATGGTCCTAAAGATATAAAAAAGCGCTTAAAGATCTTTGAGAAGCAGTATAAAGAGGTTATAACAGCTTTAAAGAAGGGTGGGATTAGAATAGTTAAAGTTAATGGAGAGCAAACTCCCGAAGATGTTTTTAAAGAGGTTCTAGAGAAGTATAAGAAGTATGAGCAAAAACTTAAATAG
- a CDS encoding CHAP domain-containing protein, translated as MSKIKKQIKLVKKSSIIAFAFLVVALTPVINSSQNQVFADPYEQKINELNSNIDQNQKKIADLKTQGDTLANKLESARLETANLQSKIDANEAKNAQLKGQIVEAEAKITENKKILANSIRKLYIDGDISSLEILASSKSLSDYVDKQEYRDRVKNKIATLTSQVEDLKAQMEKQQVEIENLIRDQVGMRVDLQTKQDEVQKLLNDTRGQEDAYQRQVAADNSEVARLRREQAAANSARLTPRNGGISYVPSSGVTNGGYPTLWATAAQDSLVDSWGMYNRECVSYTAFKVYQSGRYMPYWGGRGNANRWPANARAAGIPVDGNPRVGDVAISMSGYYGHAMYVERVNGDGTIRVSQYNYGIRGEYSEMTISPAGLYFIHF; from the coding sequence ATGTCTAAAATAAAAAAACAGATTAAGTTAGTAAAAAAATCCTCTATAATTGCCTTTGCATTTTTAGTTGTTGCACTAACGCCAGTTATTAACTCTTCTCAGAATCAAGTTTTTGCCGATCCCTATGAGCAGAAGATTAATGAACTTAACTCTAATATAGATCAAAATCAAAAGAAGATTGCAGATTTAAAAACTCAGGGAGATACTCTAGCTAATAAACTCGAAAGCGCTCGTTTAGAAACAGCTAATTTGCAGTCTAAGATTGATGCTAATGAGGCCAAGAATGCACAGCTAAAGGGTCAGATTGTAGAAGCTGAGGCTAAGATTACAGAAAATAAAAAGATTTTAGCAAACAGTATAAGAAAGTTGTACATCGATGGTGATATAAGCTCTTTAGAGATCTTGGCAAGTTCAAAAAGTTTGAGTGATTATGTTGATAAGCAAGAATACAGAGATCGTGTAAAAAATAAAATTGCTACCTTAACCTCTCAAGTTGAAGATCTAAAGGCTCAAATGGAGAAACAGCAGGTCGAGATTGAGAACTTAATTCGTGATCAAGTTGGAATGAGAGTTGATTTGCAAACAAAACAGGATGAAGTTCAGAAGCTACTAAATGATACTCGTGGCCAAGAAGATGCTTACCAGAGACAAGTTGCTGCAGATAATTCAGAGGTAGCAAGACTTAGAAGAGAGCAGGCTGCTGCTAACTCAGCAAGACTTACACCAAGAAATGGTGGAATATCCTATGTCCCAAGTAGTGGAGTAACGAACGGAGGATATCCAACATTATGGGCGACTGCTGCGCAGGATTCACTAGTAGATTCTTGGGGAATGTACAATAGAGAGTGTGTCAGCTATACGGCATTTAAAGTCTATCAAAGTGGACGATACATGCCGTATTGGGGTGGTCGAGGAAATGCAAATAGATGGCCCGCTAATGCTCGGGCAGCCGGTATCCCTGTAGATGGCAACCCTAGAGTAGGTGACGTTGCTATCAGTATGAGTGGTTATTATGGGCATGCAATGTATGTCGAGAGAGTGAACGGAGATGGTACAATTCGAGTAAGCCAATATAATTATGGGATAAGAGGAGAGTATAGTGAAATGACTATATCTCCAGCTGGGCTCTACTTTATTCACTTCTAA
- a CDS encoding flavodoxin family protein — MSDEKAEFSGLRAIYFNCTLTKSPEHSHTQALIDVSRKILEKNGVKVEVIRSIDHDIAQGIYPDMTKKGWDKDEWPEIYKKVVEADILVLAGPIWLGDNSSEMKKIIERLYGNSAELNEKGQFKMYGKAGGCLITGNEDGLKHCAMNILYSLQHLGYTIPPQADAGWIGEVGPGASYGDKSEDGTKVGFDNDFTNRNTTFMSWNLMHIAKMLKSAGGMPAKGNQKTEWNKGNHFGFENPEYR, encoded by the coding sequence ATGAGTGATGAAAAAGCTGAGTTTAGTGGTTTAAGAGCGATTTATTTTAATTGTACGCTAACTAAATCTCCTGAGCATAGTCACACTCAAGCTCTGATTGATGTATCAAGAAAGATTTTAGAAAAGAACGGGGTCAAAGTTGAAGTAATTAGGTCAATTGATCATGATATTGCTCAAGGTATTTATCCTGATATGACTAAAAAGGGGTGGGATAAAGATGAGTGGCCAGAAATTTATAAAAAAGTAGTAGAGGCGGATATTTTAGTTTTGGCTGGTCCAATTTGGTTAGGTGATAACTCTTCTGAAATGAAGAAAATTATTGAGAGACTTTATGGTAATTCTGCTGAGCTAAATGAAAAAGGTCAATTTAAAATGTACGGTAAAGCCGGTGGCTGTTTAATAACTGGTAACGAAGATGGGCTCAAGCACTGTGCTATGAACATTTTGTATAGTTTGCAACATCTGGGATATACGATACCTCCACAGGCTGACGCAGGCTGGATCGGAGAAGTAGGTCCCGGGGCAAGTTATGGTGATAAATCTGAGGATGGGACAAAAGTTGGTTTTGACAATGACTTTACTAACAGGAATACTACTTTTATGAGTTGGAACTTAATGCATATAGCTAAGATGCTAAAAAGTGCTGGAGGGATGCCGGCTAAAGGCAATCAGAAGACAGAATGGAACAAAGGGAACCATTTTGGATTTGAGAATCCAGAATATCGGTAG
- a CDS encoding 50S ribosomal protein L27, whose translation MSKVAGGGSVKRQSDSPGQRLGVKRYAGQKVSAGEIIIRQVGATKIAGPGTFVSRNFTIHAAKDGVVRFQKRKMTKFTGRTTSRVQVIVE comes from the coding sequence ATGTCCAAAGTTGCAGGTGGTGGTTCAGTCAAGCGTCAAAGCGATAGCCCAGGTCAACGTCTAGGTGTTAAACGCTACGCTGGTCAAAAAGTGAGCGCAGGAGAAATTATCATTCGCCAAGTTGGAGCTACAAAAATCGCTGGACCAGGAACATTTGTTTCTCGTAACTTTACAATTCATGCCGCCAAAGACGGAGTTGTCAGATTCCAAAAGCGCAAAATGACTAAGTTTACAGGTAGGACTACATCAAGAGTACAAGTCATTGTTGAATAA
- the ftsE gene encoding cell division ATP-binding protein FtsE: protein MILLDRVSKKYGKKGVALDKVSFFIEPKEFVVLVGSSGAGKSTILKLLTREERETNGKIVVGGVDYSELKEKDIPLLRRKIGTVFQDFKLLPKRTVFENIAFAMEIVGMGKREIDNTVPKVIDLVGLTGKEKHYPDQLSGGEQQRVAIARAVVRQPKILIADEPTGNLDPKHSWDIVQLLEKINKHGTTVIMTTHNQEILNKLNRRVIKLDHGRVVSDKVGGNISDDDNYDDRKESPAPGRMVG from the coding sequence ATGATTCTTTTAGACAGAGTTAGTAAAAAGTATGGAAAAAAGGGGGTGGCTTTAGATAAAGTTTCCTTTTTTATTGAACCTAAAGAGTTTGTGGTTTTGGTGGGATCCAGTGGAGCAGGGAAGTCAACAATACTTAAACTATTGACTCGAGAAGAAAGAGAGACGAATGGGAAGATCGTGGTTGGTGGAGTTGATTATTCTGAATTAAAAGAAAAAGATATTCCACTTTTAAGGAGAAAGATTGGGACTGTTTTTCAAGACTTTAAATTACTTCCGAAAAGAACCGTTTTTGAAAACATTGCTTTTGCCATGGAAATTGTTGGAATGGGCAAAAGAGAGATCGATAATACTGTTCCCAAAGTAATTGATCTAGTAGGTCTAACTGGTAAAGAAAAACATTATCCAGATCAACTTTCAGGAGGAGAACAACAGAGAGTGGCTATTGCCAGAGCAGTTGTGCGTCAGCCTAAGATCTTAATAGCCGATGAGCCAACCGGCAATTTAGACCCAAAGCATAGTTGGGATATTGTACAGCTACTAGAGAAGATAAATAAACACGGTACCACTGTTATCATGACTACCCACAATCAAGAAATTCTAAACAAGCTTAATAGGAGAGTAATCAAGCTAGATCATGGAAGGGTTGTGAGCGACAAGGTTGGAGGAAATATTTCTGACGACGATAATTATGATGATCGAAAAGAGAGTCCGGCTCCCGGGAGGATGGTAGGATGA
- a CDS encoding ABC transporter permease, with product MINAKRIFSSGMTGFLRNSWLSSAAILVMTATLSVGLLTIISFVVYGKQVGRLADKVEIKIYLKTDVVEEKKDAFEAYIKSIEGVKNVDYKDENKALEEYKELNKDNPEAIKSLEIAGDTLELPASFSVKIDDFGDIDNIQQKIKSSEYNDLTETSEVSEDKLRATKNIANALSTIRKIGIFASIILGSVSVLIIVNTIRLAIFNRKDEIEIMRLIGANKSYIKGPFLVEAAAYGAVAGIFTFIIMRLTVFSLTQKSWAGDIAQDISFFTSNSILVGLLVILTGMLIGILSAQFAIRKYVKLKSV from the coding sequence ATGATTAATGCAAAGAGGATTTTTTCTTCTGGAATGACCGGTTTCCTAAGAAATTCTTGGCTCTCTTCAGCGGCAATATTAGTAATGACTGCTACGCTTTCTGTTGGTTTGCTAACGATTATTTCTTTTGTGGTTTACGGTAAGCAGGTAGGGAGACTCGCTGATAAAGTCGAAATAAAAATCTATTTAAAGACAGATGTAGTCGAAGAGAAAAAAGATGCCTTTGAAGCTTATATAAAAAGTATTGAAGGTGTAAAAAATGTTGATTATAAAGACGAGAATAAAGCTCTAGAAGAGTATAAAGAGCTTAATAAGGATAATCCTGAAGCTATTAAATCTCTTGAGATTGCAGGAGACACTCTTGAACTGCCAGCGAGTTTTTCAGTTAAGATTGATGATTTTGGGGATATAGATAATATTCAGCAAAAGATTAAATCGTCAGAATATAACGATTTAACTGAGACGAGCGAAGTTTCGGAAGATAAACTTAGAGCTACTAAGAATATTGCTAATGCACTTTCTACTATTAGAAAGATCGGAATATTCGCAAGTATTATTTTAGGTTCTGTCTCTGTATTGATTATTGTTAATACCATTCGTCTAGCTATATTTAACCGCAAAGATGAGATTGAGATTATGAGACTAATTGGAGCCAATAAATCTTATATCAAAGGGCCATTTTTAGTTGAGGCGGCTGCCTACGGGGCTGTTGCTGGGATATTTACTTTTATTATAATGCGATTAACTGTATTTAGTTTAACTCAAAAGAGTTGGGCAGGAGATATCGCACAAGACATAAGCTTTTTCACGAGCAATAGTATTTTAGTTGGTCTTCTTGTAATTTTAACAGGTATGCTTATCGGGATTTTATCTGCTCAATTTGCTATTAGAAAGTATGTAAAACTTAAATCAGTCTAA
- a CDS encoding type B 50S ribosomal protein L31, translated as MKKDLHPQEYQLVVYKDSNSGDTWLTRSTASSKETIKWDDGNEYPLVLVHVSAKSHPFFTGDEKVLDIEGRVDKFKKRQEAAAKAQAAKTAKAPREKKENTAQKI; from the coding sequence ATGAAAAAAGATCTACACCCACAAGAATACCAACTAGTAGTTTATAAGGACTCAAACTCAGGTGACACCTGGCTGACTCGCTCTACAGCAAGCAGCAAAGAGACTATCAAATGGGATGATGGCAATGAGTATCCTTTAGTTTTAGTGCACGTAAGCGCTAAATCCCACCCATTCTTTACCGGTGACGAGAAAGTACTAGACATTGAAGGTCGTGTAGATAAATTTAAAAAGCGTCAAGAAGCTGCCGCTAAAGCTCAAGCCGCCAAAACAGCCAAAGCTCCTCGAGAAAAGAAAGAAAACACAGCCCAAAAAATCTAA
- a CDS encoding methyltransferase domain-containing protein, producing the protein MKYIFLLGHQPHLSLAELESVYNAKNIIEYNNFYAVIELNEVPNIDELGGTTKISQIIKSEYLSEDIQTQLKNLILDFISEQKSTKLKLGLSIYSGKNDVHLSQKNVQKILEEVRREIKRVNPELNLRTVEPKSPILNTAQIIHSGLLKTNGISLDIIISSPTRHPRAGQDLIDSTVKNRVTLAQTIQVPNLRKYTLRDYSKPKPSGKNGMLPPKLAQILINLSGAKAGDTILDPFCGSGTVLQEAILQNINCIGTDLNPNIIDDAKENLEWLENKFKIKESGVKFKLSVADSTSHKWSDNFDHVVCESYLGTPMTNIPTDTKLNKIIEECNALAEEFLKNIHSQLTEESTLVYALPCWFIENKIIKLPVVENLSALGYNKVKSKKINQDGNTDLIYRRTSEDESQKRSQIVGRDIYVLKKK; encoded by the coding sequence ATGAAATACATCTTTCTTTTGGGGCATCAACCCCATCTTTCACTGGCAGAACTTGAGAGTGTTTATAATGCTAAAAATATTATTGAATATAATAACTTCTACGCTGTTATTGAGTTAAATGAAGTCCCTAATATCGATGAGCTGGGAGGTACTACAAAAATCTCTCAAATTATAAAATCTGAATATTTGTCTGAAGATATCCAAACACAACTCAAAAACCTAATTTTAGATTTTATTTCTGAACAAAAAAGTACAAAGCTTAAACTTGGTCTTTCTATTTACAGTGGTAAAAATGATGTTCACTTGAGTCAAAAAAATGTACAAAAAATATTAGAAGAGGTAAGAAGAGAGATAAAAAGAGTTAACCCAGAGCTAAATTTACGTACTGTAGAGCCAAAATCCCCTATTCTAAATACCGCCCAAATAATACATTCTGGATTATTAAAAACAAACGGGATAAGTTTAGATATTATTATTTCATCCCCTACTCGTCATCCCAGAGCAGGCCAGGATCTAATTGATAGCACTGTCAAAAATAGAGTCACTCTTGCCCAAACCATTCAAGTACCAAACTTAAGAAAATATACATTAAGAGACTACAGCAAGCCCAAGCCTAGTGGCAAAAACGGCATGCTTCCTCCAAAACTTGCTCAGATATTAATAAATCTCTCTGGAGCTAAAGCTGGAGATACAATTCTAGACCCTTTTTGTGGCTCTGGTACAGTTCTACAAGAAGCTATCTTACAAAATATCAACTGTATAGGAACTGACCTAAACCCAAATATAATTGACGACGCTAAAGAAAACTTAGAGTGGCTAGAAAACAAATTTAAAATTAAAGAATCCGGAGTTAAGTTTAAATTATCAGTAGCAGATTCAACGTCTCATAAGTGGTCAGACAACTTTGATCATGTCGTTTGCGAAAGTTATCTAGGTACTCCAATGACAAATATACCAACAGATACAAAACTAAATAAAATAATTGAAGAATGCAATGCCTTAGCTGAAGAATTCCTAAAAAACATCCACTCACAACTTACCGAAGAATCAACTCTCGTTTATGCCCTGCCTTGCTGGTTTATCGAGAATAAAATAATAAAATTACCAGTTGTTGAAAATCTATCAGCGCTAGGGTATAATAAAGTGAAGTCTAAAAAAATAAACCAAGACGGAAATACAGATCTCATTTACCGCCGTACTTCAGAAGACGAAAGTCAAAAAAGAAGTCAAATAGTCGGCCGAGATATCTACGTCTTAAAGAAAAAATAA
- a CDS encoding S41 family peptidase — MSKNKSFKTNTCGYKKKKLLGLIFVALVFFALGYSSQNITLPKVLRGSSVKVDASINVDVQEIYSKLRERFDGELNSKEVEAGIKKGLVSATGDPYTTFFTKDEYNDFKSSLDGRFSGIGAELGKNGEQLVIIAPLDGSPAEKAGLKPGDAILSIDGVLTDGMGVDIAVSKIRGEEGTKVKLKISQDGALKEVEVIREAIKVDSVKYEKVNNDTGYIKVSRFAEDTDDLVSKGVKELSSQGANKFILDLRNNGGGYVASAVNVAGVWLDNKVVLSERFRGREMAVKRTSSNPLMSLDKSKLVVLVNEGSASASEILAASLNENAGIQLVGQKTFGKGSVQDIVPLEDGAWLKITIAHWFTPKGKTIDKVGIDPTVKIDLGANGEDLQKQKAINILNS; from the coding sequence ATGTCAAAGAATAAAAGTTTTAAGACTAATACTTGTGGTTATAAAAAAAAGAAACTACTAGGCTTAATATTTGTGGCTTTAGTTTTTTTTGCGCTAGGCTATAGCTCTCAAAATATTACATTACCAAAAGTCCTGAGGGGTTCGTCTGTAAAAGTTGATGCTTCTATAAATGTTGATGTACAAGAAATTTACTCTAAACTGCGAGAGCGCTTTGATGGAGAACTAAATAGCAAAGAGGTAGAAGCTGGTATAAAAAAGGGGCTAGTCTCGGCAACTGGTGATCCTTATACAACCTTTTTCACCAAAGATGAATATAATGATTTTAAGAGTTCTTTAGACGGTCGTTTCAGTGGTATTGGAGCAGAACTTGGTAAAAATGGTGAGCAACTAGTAATAATTGCTCCTCTTGATGGATCTCCCGCAGAAAAAGCGGGGTTAAAGCCGGGGGATGCAATTTTGAGTATTGATGGAGTACTAACTGATGGAATGGGAGTTGATATTGCCGTGAGTAAAATCCGTGGAGAGGAAGGAACTAAAGTTAAACTAAAGATCTCACAAGACGGAGCATTAAAAGAAGTAGAAGTCATTCGAGAAGCAATTAAAGTAGATAGTGTTAAGTATGAAAAAGTTAATAATGACACTGGCTATATTAAAGTGAGTAGGTTTGCAGAAGATACGGATGATTTAGTCTCTAAAGGAGTAAAAGAATTAAGCTCCCAAGGAGCTAATAAGTTTATATTAGATTTAAGAAATAACGGTGGTGGTTATGTAGCAAGTGCAGTGAATGTGGCAGGAGTTTGGCTTGATAACAAGGTAGTGCTTTCTGAGAGGTTTAGAGGAAGAGAAATGGCAGTGAAGAGAACAAGTTCTAATCCTTTGATGAGTTTAGATAAGTCAAAATTGGTAGTTCTAGTTAACGAAGGTTCGGCATCTGCCAGTGAGATTTTAGCGGCCTCTCTTAACGAAAATGCTGGCATTCAGCTGGTTGGCCAAAAAACATTCGGTAAGGGTAGTGTACAGGATATTGTACCTCTAGAGGATGGTGCTTGGCTTAAGATCACTATTGCTCATTGGTTTACTCCAAAAGGCAAGACAATAGATAAAGTAGGTATTGATCCGACAGTCAAAATTGATTTGGGAGCTAATGGAGAAGATTTGCAAAAGCAAAAAGCTATTAATATCTTAAATTCTTAA
- a CDS encoding response regulator, translating to MESEEQKTILIVDDDQALAEVYRARLEIEGYNVVIKYDGEEALQYLATNEPDIIILDCLLPKFGGLGVLEAYRNDKPKSRIPVIVVSGLDRPEYKQKAFELGAATYLVKSSVSISEMVDEVSLALSKKGKKVSIT from the coding sequence ATGGAATCTGAAGAACAAAAAACGATTTTGATAGTTGATGACGACCAAGCTCTTGCAGAAGTTTATCGAGCTCGTTTAGAAATTGAGGGCTATAATGTTGTTATTAAATATGACGGAGAAGAAGCTCTTCAATATCTGGCTACAAATGAGCCGGATATTATAATCTTAGATTGTTTATTACCAAAATTCGGAGGTCTTGGGGTCCTTGAAGCATATAGAAATGATAAGCCAAAATCAAGAATACCAGTCATTGTGGTAAGTGGCTTAGATCGACCAGAGTATAAACAAAAGGCATTTGAGCTTGGAGCGGCAACTTATCTCGTTAAATCTAGTGTGAGTATAAGCGAGATGGTTGATGAGGTTTCTCTCGCTTTATCAAAAAAAGGTAAGAAAGTATCAATTACTTAG
- the recA gene encoding recombinase RecA, which produces MAKSAGKDPVVRAQKGDDKKSNEARSQALSMAMDQIQKQFGTGSIMRLGDNQHVEVELIPSGSLSLDLALGGGYPKGRIIEIYGPESSGKTTLTLHAIAEIQKSGGTAAFIDAEHALDPAYARKVGVDTDNLFVSQPDTGEQALEICETLVRSSAVDLVVVDSVAALVPRAEIEGDMGDAQMGLQARLMSQALRKLTAIISKSNTTVIFINQLRMKIGVMFGNPETTTGGNALKFYASVRLDIRKASQIKDGDEIIGNETKVKVVKNKIAPPFRVAEFDIMYNEGISYTGDLLNLGLKYGILTRSGAWVGYNGENIAQGKEAAKEYLAENPKVAKDIEKQIRDKVKEEM; this is translated from the coding sequence ATGGCTAAAAGTGCAGGTAAGGACCCGGTGGTGAGGGCTCAAAAAGGGGATGATAAGAAATCAAATGAGGCTAGGAGTCAGGCTCTTAGTATGGCGATGGACCAGATCCAAAAGCAATTTGGGACGGGCAGTATTATGCGTCTTGGGGATAATCAGCATGTTGAAGTTGAGTTGATCCCAAGTGGTAGTTTAAGCTTAGACCTTGCTCTTGGAGGCGGATACCCTAAGGGAAGAATTATAGAAATCTATGGGCCGGAGTCATCTGGTAAGACTACTTTAACTCTTCATGCGATTGCAGAAATTCAGAAATCTGGTGGGACGGCAGCTTTTATTGATGCGGAGCATGCTCTTGATCCGGCTTATGCCAGAAAAGTTGGTGTTGATACAGATAATCTTTTTGTTTCGCAACCAGATACTGGTGAGCAGGCTCTTGAGATTTGCGAAACTTTGGTTAGATCTAGCGCTGTTGATCTAGTTGTTGTAGATAGCGTTGCTGCGTTAGTGCCACGAGCGGAAATTGAAGGTGATATGGGCGATGCGCAAATGGGGCTGCAGGCAAGATTGATGTCTCAGGCTCTTAGAAAGTTAACAGCCATTATTTCTAAATCAAATACGACAGTGATTTTTATTAATCAGCTTCGTATGAAGATTGGGGTGATGTTTGGTAACCCAGAAACTACTACTGGTGGTAATGCCCTAAAGTTCTATGCTTCAGTAAGACTAGATATTAGAAAAGCTTCTCAGATTAAAGACGGGGATGAGATTATTGGTAATGAGACTAAAGTTAAAGTGGTAAAGAATAAGATTGCTCCACCATTTAGAGTGGCAGAATTCGATATTATGTATAACGAAGGGATTAGTTATACGGGCGATCTTTTAAATTTAGGTTTAAAGTATGGGATTTTGACTCGATCTGGAGCTTGGGTTGGTTATAACGGAGAGAATATTGCTCAAGGTAAAGAGGCAGCTAAAGAATACTTAGCAGAAAATCCAAAAGTTGCTAAAGATATCGAAAAGCAAATTCGTGACAAAGTTAAAGAAGAAATGTAG
- a CDS encoding GNAT family N-acetyltransferase: MEDNRFEVREVTQDDIDELRPVFNECIRDRETGEVIEDEVDEDLKLIERVARGEETDKRYYVASIGGRVVGGMGFKTKLDEAVRSYAKTDNPMEVVMAYVSTQARGSGAGRALLRRIEEDARKMGFLELLVNSGPRYVESGWGFYDRTIGGKLGFLANYYGEGANAALWREDL, encoded by the coding sequence ATGGAAGACAATAGGTTTGAGGTAAGAGAAGTTACACAAGATGATATAGATGAATTAAGGCCAGTTTTTAACGAATGTATTAGAGATCGAGAAACGGGCGAAGTAATTGAGGATGAGGTCGATGAAGATCTAAAGCTTATAGAAAGAGTTGCCAGAGGTGAAGAGACCGATAAAAGATACTATGTAGCAAGCATAGGAGGGAGAGTAGTCGGCGGTATGGGATTTAAAACCAAGCTTGATGAAGCAGTTAGGTCATATGCTAAAACAGATAATCCTATGGAGGTTGTTATGGCATACGTCTCAACACAGGCTAGAGGATCCGGTGCCGGTAGAGCTCTTTTAAGAAGAATAGAAGAAGATGCCAGAAAAATGGGCTTTTTAGAACTTTTAGTTAATAGCGGTCCACGATATGTAGAGAGTGGTTGGGGCTTTTACGATAGAACAATAGGTGGGAAACTTGGTTTTTTGGCAAATTATTATGGTGAGGGTGCAAACGCTGCTTTGTGGCGAGAAGATCTCTAG
- the map gene encoding type I methionyl aminopeptidase: MSKNLNRVKTQEEIQAMREGGRMLAEVLQFVKLNTKAGMTTKDLANLASAKLEDLGGEPAFLGYRGYPDVMCIAVNEEVQHTIPGSRVINEGDIVNCDFGVLWKGLITDAAITYPVGEISEEARNLLKGTEEALNAALKVVKHGVRVKDVSKVIGKTLQNYGLDVVRELCGHGVGHSLHEDPDIPNYGPDGGSFKLKAGMTIAIEPIAVAGKADVEFLPDGWNIITKDGSWACQFEHSILVTYEGCEILTK; the protein is encoded by the coding sequence ATGAGCAAAAACTTAAATAGAGTTAAAACCCAGGAGGAGATCCAAGCCATGAGAGAGGGTGGTAGGATGCTAGCTGAAGTTCTTCAGTTTGTTAAGCTTAACACTAAAGCTGGGATGACAACTAAAGATCTAGCTAACTTAGCATCTGCAAAGTTAGAAGATCTTGGTGGGGAGCCAGCTTTTTTGGGCTACAGGGGCTACCCTGATGTAATGTGTATCGCTGTTAATGAAGAGGTTCAGCATACAATTCCAGGCAGTAGAGTTATTAATGAGGGAGATATTGTTAATTGTGATTTTGGAGTGTTATGGAAAGGCTTAATTACTGATGCGGCTATAACTTACCCAGTTGGAGAGATTTCTGAAGAAGCTCGGAATCTGTTAAAAGGGACTGAAGAAGCTCTTAATGCGGCTCTTAAAGTAGTAAAACACGGGGTAAGAGTTAAAGATGTTTCTAAAGTTATCGGAAAGACTCTACAAAACTACGGTTTAGATGTAGTAAGGGAGCTTTGTGGACATGGTGTGGGTCATTCTCTACATGAGGATCCTGATATACCTAACTATGGCCCAGACGGTGGTAGTTTTAAACTAAAGGCTGGTATGACGATTGCAATTGAGCCTATTGCTGTTGCTGGCAAAGCGGATGTGGAGTTTTTACCAGATGGCTGGAATATTATTACTAAAGATGGATCTTGGGCTTGTCAGTTTGAACACTCAATTTTGGTAACTTATGAAGGTTGCGAAATCTTAACTAAATAG